One window of Sphingobacteriales bacterium genomic DNA carries:
- a CDS encoding tail fiber domain-containing protein yields MNHFNNILSACFFLFAFSNFLFAQSPQLINYQAIARNSSGQPLVSQNIGIRLSIHQSTAAGTVQYQETHNVTTNTQGLFNVQIGNGTINAGTFSAITWTDGENKFLQIELDPDGAGVEPYTDMGTQQLVSVPYALFGAETKWVKVNGSSTKVGNSGFAVIGSGNTSVGYNALLSTLGGNWNNALGREAMYSNTTGADNTAMGDIALRYNTIGVKNTAIGSEALYNSISGSGNTAIGMAALRSNTTGFSNVALGVRALQQNTTRSNLVAVGDSALFNNGTGATTMAHATKNTALGSKALYSNTIGDSNTATGSGALYSNTTGYHNTANGSNALYSNTTGYYNTANGHYALWFNTEGYNNTANGHIALLSNTEGYHNTACGKSALASNTTGAANTANGFAALFYNETGNFNTAIGQYALFEISTSSNNTAIGYRAGEHSNNASNCTMIGFQAGRDGINFSNSTALGYDAPITGNNQVNIGNTSISSIKGQVSFTTYSDQRYKTNVQTNVKGLDFILKLRPVTYQINATGLDRFLHSGYTPREKKDEQAELINQQALAQKASITYSGFLAQEVEQAAQAVGFEFSGVDKPQNERDLYGLRYAEFVVPLVKAVQEQQVMIETQSKTIEQLQQDNTFLKAELQQIKSLLLKK; encoded by the coding sequence ATGAATCATTTTAACAACATACTATCTGCTTGTTTTTTTCTATTTGCATTTAGCAATTTTCTTTTTGCCCAATCACCACAACTCATTAACTATCAGGCGATTGCACGCAATTCATCTGGACAGCCTTTGGTCAGTCAAAACATTGGGATTCGGCTTTCCATACACCAAAGTACTGCTGCGGGAACGGTGCAGTATCAGGAAACGCATAATGTTACCACCAATACACAAGGTTTATTTAATGTACAAATCGGCAATGGAACGATAAATGCCGGTACTTTTTCTGCCATTACCTGGACTGATGGAGAAAACAAATTTCTTCAAATAGAGTTAGATCCCGATGGTGCAGGTGTAGAACCCTATACTGATATGGGAACACAACAATTGGTCAGTGTACCTTATGCGCTGTTTGGAGCTGAAACAAAATGGGTAAAGGTAAACGGTTCTTCTACCAAAGTAGGGAACAGTGGTTTTGCAGTAATCGGTTCAGGCAATACTTCTGTAGGTTACAATGCTTTATTAAGTACTTTGGGTGGCAACTGGAACAATGCGCTTGGAAGGGAAGCAATGTATAGTAATACCACCGGGGCAGATAATACCGCTATGGGCGATATTGCGCTTCGGTATAACACAATTGGGGTGAAAAACACCGCTATAGGTTCCGAAGCATTATACAATTCAATATCAGGCAGTGGTAATACCGCCATTGGTATGGCAGCACTACGCTCTAATACTACCGGCTTTTCCAATGTAGCCCTGGGGGTGAGAGCACTCCAACAAAACACTACCCGGAGCAATTTGGTAGCTGTTGGCGACAGTGCTTTGTTCAATAACGGAACAGGAGCTACTACTATGGCACATGCAACAAAAAATACTGCACTTGGCTCTAAAGCTTTATACTCCAACACCATTGGCGATTCTAATACTGCCACAGGAAGTGGTGCGCTCTATTCAAACACAACAGGATACCATAATACAGCGAATGGAAGCAATGCGCTCTATTCAAACACAACAGGATACTATAATACTGCGAATGGACACTATGCGCTCTGGTTCAACACCGAAGGATACAATAATACAGCGAATGGACACATTGCGCTCTTGTCCAACACCGAAGGATACCATAATACCGCATGTGGAAAAAGTGCGCTAGCTTCCAACACTACTGGAGCCGCAAATACGGCGAATGGATTTGCCGCGCTCTTTTATAACGAAACAGGAAACTTCAATACAGCTATTGGACAATATGCATTATTTGAAATTTCGACTTCCAGCAACAACACAGCTATTGGGTATAGGGCAGGTGAACACAGCAACAACGCATCAAACTGCACAATGATTGGGTTTCAAGCAGGAAGGGATGGAATTAATTTTAGCAACAGCACTGCCTTAGGCTACGATGCTCCTATCACCGGCAACAATCAGGTCAATATCGGGAATACGTCAATTAGTTCAATTAAAGGGCAGGTCAGCTTTACCACCTACTCCGACCAACGCTACAAAACCAACGTGCAAACCAATGTAAAAGGATTGGATTTTATACTTAAACTTCGCCCCGTTACTTACCAAATCAACGCCACGGGGTTAGACCGTTTTTTGCATAGCGGCTATACCCCCCGCGAAAAAAAAGACGAACAAGCTGAACTAATAAACCAACAGGCACTGGCACAAAAAGCATCCATCACCTATTCCGGTTTCCTTGCACAGGAGGTAGAGCAGGCCGCCCAAGCCGTAGGGTTTGAGTTTAGCGGAGTGGATAAACCCCAAAATGAACGCGACCTGTATGGACTGCGGTATGCCGAGTTTGTGGTGCCCTTGGTAAAAGCCGTACAGGAACAGCAGGTAATGATTGAAACCCAAAGCAAAACCATTGAGCAGTTGCAGCAAGACAATACTTTTCTAAAAGCCGAGTTGCAACAAATCAAATCCTTGTTGTTGAAAAAATAG
- a CDS encoding DUF4465 domain-containing protein → MKLSFTCLLMLFIGFLNAQTVADFEEYNLLPESFLNGEDGSGGFSSGDIFLPNNYTQEWMTWSGWAISNTTDITTPGFLNQYSAIAGGGFDGSAHYAVTYAYGNNNIILQGDAAGQPVSGLYITNSTYAYLSMLDGDAISKKFGGITGNDPDYFLLTIKAYFNGNLSSDSVNFYLADYRYSNNSQDYIIDEWTWVGLSSLGAVDSLTFTLTSSDVGQFGINTPTYFCIDNIISTNPNTATSTLSTPGLFEICPNPTTELIQISHSENEILDCLIFDFKGNLMHRQKMKQGGGLVCMQSLPSGNYVVRLQGKLFLSSQVVVKH, encoded by the coding sequence ATGAAACTCTCATTTACGTGTCTTTTGATGCTTTTTATTGGCTTTTTAAACGCACAGACTGTAGCGGATTTTGAAGAATATAATCTGCTGCCCGAATCTTTTCTAAATGGCGAGGATGGCAGTGGAGGGTTTTCAAGCGGCGATATTTTTCTGCCTAACAATTATACTCAGGAATGGATGACTTGGTCGGGCTGGGCAATATCTAATACTACAGATATAACCACGCCGGGTTTTTTAAACCAATACAGCGCTATTGCCGGAGGTGGATTCGACGGCTCTGCGCATTATGCAGTAACTTATGCCTATGGAAATAATAACATCATTCTACAGGGAGATGCAGCAGGTCAACCTGTTTCGGGGCTGTATATCACCAATAGCACGTATGCTTATTTAAGCATGTTGGATGGTGATGCTATTTCCAAAAAATTTGGAGGAATTACCGGTAATGATCCGGACTATTTTCTTCTTACTATTAAAGCCTATTTTAATGGTAACCTGTCTTCAGATAGTGTAAACTTTTACCTTGCAGATTATCGCTATTCAAATAATAGTCAGGATTATATCATAGATGAATGGACTTGGGTCGGGTTGTCATCTTTGGGAGCGGTAGATAGTTTAACTTTTACATTGACATCAAGCGATGTCGGGCAGTTTGGCATCAATACTCCAACCTACTTTTGCATTGACAATATTATTTCAACTAATCCTAACACCGCCACTTCCACATTAAGCACTCCCGGGTTGTTTGAAATTTGTCCTAATCCTACCACAGAGTTAATACAAATCTCTCATTCGGAAAATGAAATTCTGGATTGCTTGATATTTGACTTCAAAGGAAACCTGATGCACCGCCAAAAGATGAAACAAGGTGGTGGACTTGTTTGTATGCAATCACTTCCATCCGGAAATTATGTCGTCAGGCTGCAAGGAAAGCTGTTTCTTTCTTCACAAGTTGTGGTAAAACACTAA
- a CDS encoding tail fiber domain-containing protein, protein MNHFNNILSACFILFAFSNFLFAQSTQLINYQAIARNSSGQPLVSQNIGIRLSIHQSTAGTVQYQETHNVTTNAQGLFNVQIGNGTINAGTFSAITWTDGENKFLQIELDPDGAGVEPYTDMGTQQLVSVPYALFGAETKWVKVGSNNTKVGDSAYTLSGNANTANGRNALNSNTNGNYNTAFGSGTLSANSTGNSNVAVGTRALNSNTTQSNLVAIGDSALYNNGIGAMESFEATANTAVGSKAMFANTTGFSNTAQGSNALLNNIGGAYNVALGRSTLYLNTSGDNNTGLGALAIFSNTTGDNNTATGFSSLYRNETGEDNTAIGASSLFFNENGSDNTAAGKDALYSNTSGINNTALGWRALFTNITGSSNTAVGYSADVSNNNLTNATAIGYNAIVNAGNKVRIGNAAVTSVECQTGIWAPSDARFKFNISENVVGLDFINKLRPVTYQFDTRKFDEFLMQNMPDSIKTNRLTQQDYTPGTAILQTGFIAQEVAEAALASNYPFSGIRPPSSKCDNYSISYSQFVVPLVKAIQEQQEMIETQSKTIEQLQQKAEVVDALKAELQQIKSLLLKK, encoded by the coding sequence ATGAATCATTTTAACAACATACTATCTGCTTGTTTTATTCTATTTGCATTTAGCAATTTTCTTTTTGCCCAATCAACACAACTCATTAACTATCAGGCGATTGCACGCAATTCATCTGGGCAGCCTTTGGTCAGTCAAAACATTGGGATTCGGCTTTCCATACACCAAAGTACTGCGGGAACGGTGCAGTATCAGGAAACGCATAATGTTACCACCAATGCACAAGGTTTATTTAATGTACAAATCGGCAATGGAACGATAAATGCCGGTACTTTTTCTGCCATTACCTGGACTGATGGAGAAAACAAATTTCTTCAAATAGAGTTAGATCCTGATGGTGCAGGTGTAGAACCCTATACTGATATGGGAACACAACAATTGGTCAGTGTACCTTATGCGCTGTTTGGAGCTGAAACAAAATGGGTAAAGGTAGGTAGCAATAATACTAAAGTAGGTGATAGTGCTTATACCTTAAGCGGTAATGCAAATACTGCCAATGGTCGCAACGCCCTCAACAGTAATACTAATGGTAATTATAATACAGCTTTTGGTAGTGGAACACTTTCTGCCAATAGCACCGGCAATTCTAATGTAGCGGTAGGAACAAGAGCTTTAAATTCAAACACCACTCAAAGCAATTTAGTAGCCATAGGCGATAGTGCATTGTATAATAATGGTATAGGTGCAATGGAAAGTTTTGAAGCCACAGCAAATACAGCCGTTGGCTCAAAAGCTATGTTTGCAAACACAACCGGATTTTCAAATACTGCTCAAGGCAGTAATGCCCTTTTAAATAATATTGGAGGTGCATATAATGTTGCCCTTGGAAGAAGTACCCTTTATTTAAATACATCGGGCGACAACAATACCGGTTTAGGAGCTTTGGCAATATTCAGCAATACTACAGGCGATAACAACACCGCAACAGGTTTTTCTTCCCTTTACAGAAATGAAACAGGTGAAGATAACACTGCCATAGGTGCATCCTCACTTTTTTTTAACGAAAACGGCTCCGATAACACCGCAGCCGGTAAAGATGCGCTTTATTCAAATACTTCCGGTATCAACAATACGGCGTTAGGGTGGAGAGCTTTATTTACCAATATTACCGGTAGTAGCAATACCGCCGTTGGTTATAGTGCAGATGTTTCAAACAACAATTTAACCAATGCCACCGCTATAGGATATAATGCCATAGTTAATGCCGGCAACAAAGTTCGAATAGGTAATGCTGCAGTTACATCGGTTGAATGCCAAACAGGCATTTGGGCACCCAGCGATGCCCGTTTTAAATTTAATATTTCTGAAAATGTTGTCGGTTTAGACTTTATAAACAAGCTTCGTCCGGTAACATATCAATTCGATACCCGAAAATTCGATGAGTTTTTAATGCAAAATATGCCTGATAGCATTAAAACAAATAGATTAACCCAACAAGATTATACCCCAGGTACTGCCATTCTTCAAACAGGTTTCATAGCACAAGAAGTAGCTGAAGCAGCCCTAGCCAGCAATTATCCGTTTAGTGGTATCCGTCCTCCTTCTTCCAAATGCGATAATTACAGTATTAGTTACTCTCAATTTGTAGTGCCCTTGGTAAAAGCCATACAGGAACAGCAGGAAATGATTGAAACCCAAAGCAAAACCATTGAACAACTCCAACAAAAGGCTGAAGTAGTAGATGCATTAAAAGCCGAGTTGCAACAAATCAAATCCTTGTTGTTGAAAAAATAG
- a CDS encoding tail fiber domain-containing protein, which produces MKKFKLLGILVLLCGVNWLVVVAQTPQLINYQAVARNSSGLVLANQNIAVRLSIHQTTPAGTVQYQETHNLTTTSLGLFNLQIGAGTANTGTFASITWTDGQPKFLQVELDPDGPGAQPFTNTGTQELVSVPYAFYSQNTRLVRTNNDNLAIGLTNYSLSGAGNIVSGTNVLNSNTTGNNNSVHGRNALFSNTTGNSNVAVGVNALYNNTTRSNLVAIGDSALYKNGTGASLSYHATQNTATGSKALFNNTTGDGNSANGSYALYSNTVGYLNTAIGSNALYYNTDGYSNTAIGTYALYDNTTGGNNTAEGSYTLSSNTTGSNNTANGSYALNKNTSGNNNLAMGNYALYFNTTGNANVAIGARALYTNTTRSNLVAIGDSALYKNGTGTTFLSQATDNTAIGSKSLFNNTTGYSNTATGRRSLYSNTIGDNNTAIGINSLYFNTDGYSNTAIGGHALYSNSSGTNNTATGRYALYSNSSGDYNTANGNNAIYSNTTGNNNTAIGNSSLYSNTTGNNNTAIGLYTLYYNNTGIRNTANGSNALFSNTTGSGNVAIGAYTLFNNTSRNFLVAIGDSALYNNGIGVSLSIHAIQNSALGSKALLNNTTGSYNTAIGFNTLYYNTTGSNNIAQGGHALYSNTTGELNTAIGFNSLYSNTTGGRNTANGSSALYSNTTGSYNTAIGRWALYENTISGNNTAIGFSAGDYSDNVSNCTMIGYEAGLSANNITNSIALGYNAPITANNQVNIGNTTITSIKGQVSFTTYSDQRYKTNVQTNVSGLDFILKLRPVTYQINATGLDRFLHSGYTPREKKDEQAELINQQALAQKASITYTGFLAQEVEQAAQAVGFEFSGVDKPQNERDLYGLRYAEFVVPLVKAVQEQQVMIETQSKTIEQLQQKAEVVDALKAELQQIKSLLLKK; this is translated from the coding sequence ATGAAAAAGTTTAAACTTTTAGGTATCCTGGTTTTACTTTGCGGAGTAAATTGGTTGGTTGTTGTTGCCCAAACACCACAACTCATCAACTATCAGGCTGTAGCCCGTAATTCTTCGGGATTGGTTTTAGCTAATCAAAACATTGCAGTCCGACTTTCTATCCATCAAACCACCCCTGCGGGAACGGTGCAGTATCAGGAAACGCATAATCTTACCACCACTTCGTTAGGTTTATTCAACCTCCAGATTGGAGCCGGAACAGCCAACACCGGCACCTTTGCCAGCATCACCTGGACAGACGGACAGCCTAAATTTTTACAAGTAGAACTCGATCCCGATGGCCCGGGAGCACAACCTTTTACCAATACAGGCACCCAGGAATTGGTTAGCGTTCCTTATGCTTTTTACAGCCAAAATACCAGACTTGTCAGGACAAATAACGACAACCTTGCCATTGGATTAACAAATTATAGTCTTTCAGGGGCAGGCAATATTGTTTCAGGCACTAATGTTCTCAACAGTAATACCACCGGTAACAATAACTCAGTTCATGGAAGAAATGCGCTATTTTCAAACACTACAGGGAATTCTAATGTAGCGGTTGGTGTAAATGCTTTGTATAATAATACCACCCGAAGCAACTTAGTAGCTATTGGTGATAGTGCTTTGTATAAAAACGGGACAGGTGCTTCACTTTCTTATCATGCCACACAAAACACTGCGACAGGAAGTAAAGCATTGTTTAACAATACTACAGGAGATGGAAATTCGGCGAATGGAAGCTATGCACTTTATTCAAATACAGTCGGGTACTTAAATACAGCAATTGGCAGCAATGCACTCTATTACAATACAGATGGATATTCTAATACGGCTATCGGAACTTATGCCCTTTACGATAATACCACCGGAGGCAATAACACTGCTGAAGGCAGCTATACCCTATCTTCCAATACAACCGGAAGCAATAATACAGCTAACGGGAGTTATGCCCTCAACAAAAACACCTCCGGCAACAACAACCTGGCTATGGGAAATTATGCCCTCTACTTCAATACGACTGGAAATGCTAATGTGGCAATTGGTGCCCGTGCTTTGTACACCAATACCACCCGTAGCAACCTCGTAGCCATAGGCGACAGTGCTTTGTATAAAAACGGCACCGGGACTACCTTTCTTAGTCAAGCCACAGATAACACTGCTATTGGAAGTAAATCATTGTTTAACAATACTACAGGCTACAGTAATACGGCAACAGGAAGAAGATCGCTGTATTCCAACACGATCGGAGATAACAATACTGCCATTGGTATAAACTCGCTCTACTTCAATACAGATGGCTATAGCAATACAGCTATAGGAGGACACGCTCTCTACTCCAACTCCTCCGGAACTAACAATACAGCCACAGGAAGATATGCGCTATATTCCAATTCCAGTGGAGATTACAATACAGCAAATGGTAATAATGCGATTTATTCCAACACTACCGGAAACAACAATACGGCTATTGGAAACTCTTCCCTATATTCGAATACTACAGGTAATAATAACACTGCCATTGGATTATATACGCTCTATTATAACAACACAGGGATTAGAAATACGGCGAATGGTTCTAATGCCCTCTTCTCAAACACCACCGGCAGCGGTAATGTAGCAATTGGTGCTTATACTTTGTTTAATAATACTTCAAGAAATTTTCTGGTAGCTATAGGCGACAGTGCTTTGTATAACAATGGGATAGGTGTTTCACTTTCAATCCATGCCATACAAAACTCTGCGTTAGGCAGTAAGGCATTATTAAACAACACAACAGGGTCTTACAATACTGCTATTGGATTCAACACCCTATATTACAATACTACCGGAAGCAACAATATTGCCCAGGGTGGCCATGCCCTCTATTCCAACACGACAGGTGAACTAAATACTGCTATTGGATTTAACTCCCTTTATTCCAACACAACAGGAGGTAGAAATACGGCTAATGGAAGTAGTGCGCTTTATTCCAACACCACAGGTAGTTATAATACAGCTATCGGACGTTGGGCATTGTATGAAAATACGATTTCCGGCAATAATACTGCAATTGGTTTTTCAGCAGGCGATTACAGCGACAATGTATCAAACTGCACCATGATTGGTTATGAAGCAGGTTTGTCTGCAAATAATATTACCAACAGCATTGCCTTAGGCTACAATGCTCCGATCACCGCCAACAATCAGGTCAATATCGGGAATACGACAATTACTTCAATTAAAGGGCAGGTCAGCTTTACCACCTACTCCGATCAACGCTACAAAACCAATGTTCAAACCAATGTAAGCGGACTGGATTTTATACTTAAACTTCGCCCCGTTACTTACCAAATCAATGCCACGGGGTTAGACCGTTTTTTGCATAGCGGATATACCCCCCGCGAAAAAAAAGACGAACAAGCTGAACTAATAAACCAACAGGCACTGGCACAAAAAGCATCCATCACCTATACCGGCTTTCTTGCTCAGGAAGTAGAGCAGGCCGCCCAAGCCGTAGGGTTTGAGTTTAGCGGAGTGGACAAACCCCAAAATGAACGCGACCTGTATGGACTGCGCTATGCCGAGTTTGTAGTGCCCTTGGTAAAAGCCGTACAGGAACAGCAGGTAATGATTGAAACCCAAAGCAAAACCATTGAACAACTCCAACAAAAGGCTGAAGTAGTAGATGCATTAAAAGCCGAGTTGCAACAAATCAAATCCTTGTTGTTGAAAAAATAG
- a CDS encoding TonB-dependent receptor gives MRLSFRLAIILLYSLSGQAIKVYAQSTGQDSSYILPTTHITSSKIRQSVAGGINKEWHIAQLEKLPAGNLAELLNTEAGTYIKSYGQGSLATSSVRGGSAGHTLVLWNGLPIQSPMLGLLDLALLPVNAVETINFNPGGNTAMWGSGAIGGVVNMDNEADFSQKVSLKSSTESGSFGQFQQQLKLGLGNQKLQSVTKFSHQQAKNDFYYFLANGIPERKQTNARLSQQFLGQDLYWKMNDRNQLTLHLWWQQSDRQIPPTNVQNRSEAHQDDLTTRLLVEYKHIGNKGIWNVKTAFFKEHLNYFDDQILLESRNRFRTFLAEITGQWFWNKHEMLAGIFNAHTRAWSAGYKETIPVEYKTALFGSWKYKGEKWQSQVSLRQELVDEQLVPIVPAFRVDWYLIPMLTLKGKISRNYRLPTLNDRFWIPGGNPDLLPESGWSQELTLLHESKKNNFQFEVSLTAFNRNIDNWILWSLKQGQTFWSANNMTKVWSRGLEPRLSVSYRFKNLTFQWRGGYDYIRSTNQVALNNPQMAVGDQLIYTPVHQASGSFSIEWNQLYLGYQHHFTGKAEGINDPLNSFQTGNVRGQYTYIFKQYKGIIYLNINNIWDADYLVIERRPMPGIHFETGIHFFFTQNK, from the coding sequence ATGAGATTAAGTTTTCGTTTAGCAATTATTCTGTTATATTCCCTGTCGGGGCAAGCGATAAAGGTCTATGCTCAATCAACAGGGCAGGACTCATCCTATATTCTTCCCACAACGCACATTACTTCCTCAAAAATTCGTCAGTCGGTAGCAGGCGGTATCAACAAAGAATGGCATATTGCACAACTGGAAAAATTACCTGCCGGTAATCTCGCAGAATTATTAAACACCGAAGCCGGAACATATATTAAGAGTTACGGACAAGGAAGCTTAGCGACCTCTTCGGTTCGGGGCGGAAGCGCAGGACATACGTTGGTACTTTGGAACGGGCTACCCATTCAAAGTCCGATGCTGGGTCTATTGGATTTAGCATTATTGCCGGTAAATGCAGTTGAAACCATCAACTTTAACCCGGGCGGGAATACGGCAATGTGGGGTAGCGGAGCCATCGGTGGAGTCGTCAATATGGATAACGAAGCCGATTTTTCACAAAAAGTAAGCCTAAAAAGCAGTACAGAGTCCGGCAGTTTCGGGCAGTTTCAGCAACAGTTAAAATTAGGTCTGGGCAATCAGAAACTCCAAAGTGTTACTAAGTTTTCCCACCAACAAGCCAAAAACGATTTTTACTACTTTTTAGCCAATGGCATACCTGAACGCAAACAAACTAATGCCCGATTATCTCAACAATTTCTGGGTCAGGATTTATATTGGAAGATGAATGACCGAAACCAGTTGACCTTGCATTTATGGTGGCAACAATCCGACAGGCAAATCCCCCCTACCAATGTTCAAAACCGCAGCGAAGCCCATCAGGATGACTTGACTACCCGCCTGCTTGTGGAATATAAACACATCGGGAACAAAGGGATCTGGAATGTAAAAACGGCTTTTTTTAAGGAGCATCTCAACTATTTTGATGACCAGATATTATTGGAATCCCGAAACCGGTTCCGCACTTTTTTGGCTGAAATAACCGGACAATGGTTCTGGAATAAACATGAAATGTTAGCCGGAATATTTAACGCTCATACCCGTGCCTGGTCGGCAGGTTATAAAGAAACCATTCCCGTAGAATACAAAACTGCATTATTCGGCTCGTGGAAGTATAAGGGGGAAAAATGGCAATCTCAAGTAAGTTTGCGGCAAGAATTGGTGGATGAACAATTGGTGCCCATCGTTCCTGCTTTTAGGGTTGATTGGTATCTAATCCCAATGTTGACTTTAAAAGGGAAAATCAGCCGCAATTATCGTCTCCCCACCCTTAACGACCGCTTTTGGATTCCGGGCGGAAATCCTGATTTGTTGCCCGAATCAGGATGGAGTCAGGAGTTGACTTTATTACACGAATCAAAAAAGAACAACTTTCAATTCGAGGTTTCCCTGACAGCTTTTAACAGAAATATTGACAATTGGATATTATGGAGTTTAAAGCAGGGGCAAACTTTTTGGTCGGCTAATAATATGACCAAAGTTTGGAGCAGGGGACTGGAACCCCGCCTCTCAGTCAGCTACCGGTTCAAAAATTTAACCTTTCAATGGCGGGGAGGCTATGATTATATCCGTTCCACAAACCAGGTGGCATTGAATAACCCACAAATGGCAGTTGGCGACCAATTGATTTATACGCCTGTTCATCAGGCATCTGGTTCTTTTTCAATTGAGTGGAATCAACTCTATTTAGGTTATCAACACCATTTTACAGGCAAAGCCGAAGGCATTAACGACCCATTAAATTCATTTCAAACCGGCAATGTCCGAGGTCAATACACGTATATTTTTAAGCAATACAAAGGAATAATTTATCTGAACATCAACAATATCTGGGATGCTGATTATCTGGTAATCGAGCGCCGCCCGATGCCCGGCATTCATTTTGAAACGGGTATCCACTTTTTTTTCACACAAAACAAATAA